The Deltaproteobacteria bacterium region GGGCATATTCAGCGCACCGATGAGTATCTCGCATCCCAAAAAACTTCGCTTGAATCCGCGATGACCTGGATTTGCCGCGATCGGTTCAAAGAGTTTGATTCGTATCGAGCGGTCCTCCGTGTACTAGTCCAACGCCTCGACCCGCAGGATCCTGTTTCACCGTGGCACAAGTCATCCCAACCTATCCGTGAACAATCAGTGTTACTTTTCAACACCGTAGTTTCTCGCTGCATGCCTAGCCTAGACGCAAAAACAAAACGACAGCTAGCGCGCGCTCTTTGGCTTCAGCATCTTCTGATTCTTGGAGCCTGGTCTTTTGATCGCTCGCCGGATGGAAAAGAAACTGAGGCAGTTTTGAAACAATCGAGACGATTGTGGAAAAATTTGCCAGCCCTCGTTCGAGTCCCCGGCGTGAGAGTTTTTTTTAATTTGGTTCTTTCTCCGCTTGAACGCTTCGAGAAGGAAAATTAATGAAAATAGCTAAGGTCTTAGCGCTCATTATCATCGGTCTTGGTTTTGGCGGACTTTACATATTAAAAGATTCTGAACCACTTGTTAGGCTTGTAGTTTCAAGCCTCGGGATGATCGAGATAATCAAG contains the following coding sequences:
- a CDS encoding TetR/AcrR family transcriptional regulator, whose protein sequence is MGKFEKLTKSERTKEAILQQALYLFQTNGYESVTMRDLAKACDSSLGSFYYHFKNKEEIVLELFKASLNGHIQRTDEYLASQKTSLESAMTWICRDRFKEFDSYRAVLRVLVQRLDPQDPVSPWHKSSQPIREQSVLLFNTVVSRCMPSLDAKTKRQLARALWLQHLLILGAWSFDRSPDGKETEAVLKQSRRLWKNLPALVRVPGVRVFFNLVLSPLERFEKEN